Proteins encoded together in one Mobula birostris isolate sMobBir1 chromosome 21, sMobBir1.hap1, whole genome shotgun sequence window:
- the ankrd22 gene encoding ankyrin repeat domain-containing protein 22, which translates to MGVLYSEPLCEAAYQNDFKELKELLLTTDVNQQDAHYGDTPLIAACRTGRVEIVQYLLRKEANVNLKNKKERTCLHYAVRRRFTFLDYLLIIILMPVLLLGYIIMESKKSRNETLIKLLLSAKVDVNATDNKGNSALHYACQMKNKSIVSILIKANADVSIANKNGETPLDIATKLKFPKILAVLRKEA; encoded by the exons ATGGGGGTCCTTTACTCGGAG CCCCTCTGTGAAGCAGCATATCAGAATGATTTCAAAGAGCTGAAGGAACTTCTGCTAACAACTGATGTGAACCAACAAGATGCACACTATGGGGACACCCCATTAATTGCTGCTTGCAGAACAGGCAGGGTTGAAATTGTACAGTATCTACTGAGAAAAGAAGCTAATGTTAATCTCAAGAACAAG AAAGAACGGACATGTTTACATTATGCTGTAAGGAGAAGATTCACTTTTCTGGACTATCTGTTAATCATCATCTTGATGCCTGTTTTGCTCCTGGGCTACATTATAATG GAATCAAAGAAGAGTCGTAATGAGACATTGATCAAGTTATTGTTGAGTGCTAAAGTGGATGTAAATGCAACAGACAAT AAAGGTAATTCAGCTCTTCATTATGCATGTCAAATGAAAAATAAGAGTATTGTCTCCATTCTCATTAAAGCAAATGCGGATGTATCCATTGCCAATAAG aATGGAGAAACTCCTCTGGATATTGCAACAAAATTGAAGTTTCCAAAAATTTTAGCTGTGCTGCGGAAGGAAGCCTGA